Proteins from a single region of Sebastes umbrosus isolate fSebUmb1 chromosome 8, fSebUmb1.pri, whole genome shotgun sequence:
- the vgll4l gene encoding vestigial like 4 like, with amino-acid sequence MAVANFQYITRMSSGFKVYILEGQPHLRSEDRYRHIANDRARAPTVHPVKRKRSHERGLTLEERRERALSRSIGKPAQRAAPAAFNRPQSPTSTWSPTPSPTDHLPSHVYYAPVMDEPLALIKKPRKDPESTEEKTKSSTPTQIQMRPSVITCVSSSRNPSCRSDVHRVISKCNYDHVVDEHFQRSLGESYQRSRSQQRSISVSVDDHFAKALGDQWQQIKTKSSSCSSTPPSSPSVTHSPTYRHSPNQSHKESTSRSSQTSSRWSVN; translated from the exons ATGGCCGTGGCAAACTTCCAATACATTACCCGGATGAGCAGTGGCTTCAAGGTGTACATTTTAGAAG GTCAGCCCCACCTCAGGAGCGaagacagatacagacataTCGCAAATGACCGGGCACGAGCCCCGACCGTGCATCCAGTCAAACGCAAGCGCAGCCACGAGAGAGGTCTGACATTGGAGGAAAG GCGAGAGCGGGCACTGAGCAGAAGCATTGGTAAACCAGCCCAGAGAGCAGCGCCAGCGGCGTTCAACCGGCCGCAGAGTCCCACATCTACCTGGAGTCCAACACCCAGCCCCACCGACCATCTGCCCTCCCATGTGTACTACGCACCAGTCATGGATGAACCACTCGCCCTCATCAAGAAACCAAGGAAAGACCCTGAAAGCACAGAAGAGAAGACTAAAAGCTCTACTCCCACTCAAATCCAG ATGCGTCCCTCTGTGATCACTTGTGTCTCCTCATCAAGAAACCCTTCCTGCCGATCTGACGTCCACAGAG TGATTTCCAAATGCAACTACGACCACGTCGTCGACGAGCATTTCCAGAGGAGCCTCGGGGAGAGCTACCAGAGATCTCGCTCCCAGCAGCGCTCCATCAGCGTGTCCGTCGATGACCACTTCGCCAAGGCTCTGGGGGACCAGTGGCAGCAGATTAAAACCAAGtcttcctcctgttcctccacGCCTCCCAGCAGCCCAAGCGTCACTCACTCCCCCACCTACAGACACAGCCCCAATCAGTCCCACAAAGAGTCCACCAGCAGGTCATCGCAGACTTCCAGCCGCTGGTCTGTCAATTAA